Part of the Sphaerodactylus townsendi isolate TG3544 linkage group LG10, MPM_Stown_v2.3, whole genome shotgun sequence genome is shown below.
TCAATTTTGCAAAGACACTGATGTCACTTGGGGAGGGGCCatagttcagtggcagagcagatgatctgcatgcagaaagtcccaggttaaATCCTGGGATCTCCTGTTTTAAAAGGATCTTAGGTTGCAGGGCCTCTGCTTGAAACCTTGgcaagcagctgccagtcaaacTGGACCAATGCTCTGATAggacaaggcagcttcatacgtTCACGTGACACAAACTCTACATCTGTCCTCTGCTTCCTGTTGTTCATGTTTTGAATTTTCTAAAAAAAGTTTAGAAAGGATATAGAAATaactagtttttttaaataaaagtcaTCTATTATCAGGGAAAccatttattttcatatttttattttgaaaaatcattgtcttcttttgtttttctttcctttcctccctaaaATTTGCATTTTAAGAGCAGATAGATGCAAGAAGGAAGATACCTTATTGTAGCAGTCCTTTTTTGCGATGCAAGATAATTCAGTGAGTCCTCACCCAGACAGGATCATAAACTTACTGGTTTCAACAACCCTAGCTGCCCCCCCTCTTTAGTTGTTGAGTTTTAATTGCACCATATACAAATATTTCCTTGTGCCATTTTGTTTTGCTCAAAAAAATCTGTGTTGTTATTTTGTGGGTGACCTGAGCGGTGGCTTTCGTCCTGCTTCTAGGTTTTACTCAGCCTTCCTTGCTTTTCTTGTTTTACCGATGTACGCATCAAAGAAGAAATGGCAGAACAGCACAAAATAGCTGAGGTACATGAGAGAACACCACATGATGTTGGAGACATGCGAAGGGCACTGGCCCTGTTGCATCCAGGCAAAGACCAGGTAGTTGATGAtgcagcccatgaacatctgggtgaTCTGTGACAAAGTGATAAACATGGCAAACTTGCGGGACACTCTGAAGCCAGCAGCCCTCAAGGCATAGTAAGTGTACATGACGGCATGGACTCCATAGTTCATGGTCATAAACCAGCCACCGCCGGCCACCATGTCCTTGTAAGAGTACCAGGAATAAAGTAGTACAGTGATGTGATGGTACCAATGGAGGAAAATGAGCTTCTGTTTCCTAAGAATAATAAATATTGTATCAcctgttaaaaagaaaaacagaaagaaagagaaacattaGAATTGAAACCTGAAAGCAATAAGTAGAGCATATTTTTAAGATCTGGGTACAAGGTATAAAGAATTAATACTTTGGTACATTGATATATTGTCAAAACTCAACAAACAGGGTACTTGGGGAACTTTTATCTTTAATTTGCGGTTAAGGATGATTCATGAAGCTATTCAAATGAGATTTAGAACCCAGAGCCAATCTGTTTTGTGGTCTTTCTGAAATGAAGATAAGGTTTATGTCAGTAGGAAAAGATCAGCTTGTGCTTCAAAATTGCAttgttttactttaaaaaaagacttgagTTCAAGACATATTTAAGAGAGTATGCAACACTTGATCTAAACATGGTTAATGGCCATGTGTCTAACCCGGAGCTTAGCAGAactggatctgggagacccatattcaaatcccggttcttccatggaagctagctgggtgaccttaagtcacacactttcagactAGTCTATCTCACAGTGCTGCTGCTagaataaaaatggaggagaggggaatgacaTGTGCCACTTTGATTCCTTCCTAGgaaaaaggaagggtataaacaaaataataaataacaacagttGCAACACTCATTCTCTGACTCATTTCACACAGACCAGTAAACATGGGTGTAGGTCACACAGATCCTGTCCCTAAAATGTGTCTGTCCCGTGTAACAGACACATCACATCTGTTTTGACCTTCTGCTCTACTAAAATGAACATTCACTGGCCCAAGATATAACTGCCCCACACAGTACTGTACTGTTTTAGCATTCATGAAAGGAGGTGCTGGTTTGAAATTTTCCCAATATGAATACCACATCCAGGTCTAAACTTCCCACCAACTTGCTGCCCAAAGTGACGTGTAACGTGAACAACCAGTTTCAAACAAGACCTCTTTATTATGACCCATGCGCTACTTATGTGAATAGTGAGGTGGTATAGTCCAGTGAGGTGGTGAATAGTGAGGTGGTATAGTCCAGTGAGGTGGTATAGTCCAGTGAAGTGGTATAGTCCAGTGACAGTACCATAACGCCTAGACTGGTGAACACTTGAAtcagcccttcctcccaaaagACAGTTGTGGTACAAAGATCCAGGCgtttcatttatattttttgcTCCAGCAGTTCCCTGACAAACCACAGAACAAAGTCTAAATAAAGCAGAATTTCACACCTGGAATGTCTGTTTTTGGGGGCCACAAAAAGTAAACAGAAGTCTTTGGCTCTGCATGCACTACTTCTGGCAAATGCACTAGGACTTGCTGCCAATAGACTAAAAAGCAGCTTGTGCCCGCACGATGTAATTTTTAGCTTATTTTTCTTTGAACAGCTGCACTTCTCTCACAAAACATCATATCATAAAGCACTTTTCAAATGCTCTTCAGTTTTGAAAAGCCCATTGCTATGTGAAATGGATGCTGTTGGGCAGGAAAAACACAAGCCTAGGGCTCCTTTGGCTCTCACAACTAGTTCCGTGGTTTTCTGAACTGGGTCAACGTCTATAGATGGAAGTGTCAGATTTTATTCTCTTCTGCAGAAACGTGTCTTTTATTCTGTGAACTTCTCCCTCCATGTTCAAACCGGTTGCTGTTTTTGCAGCGTCTCTTAATGTTCTTTTTAATTCCCTTTACTTGCCTGCTACATATCAATCAACTTAAAGCCGCAGGGGttaggaagaagaaaagggcCTGGGGCTACTTCCAAGGCTCAGAATATACTTCTCTGCATCTGTATCCTTTGAAACTCAAATCATGACTATCAATAAGGGGTGGAATGAGAACTGTGCCTCAGTTACCAATACTTCAACTCTAAACAGGATGCATTGCAATAAAAGCCTGTTGGGGCTTACCCCGTATAACAGGTCCATTGTAAAAACATGAAGTCAATAAAGTTCAAACCAGAGTAAACATGCTCAGGAGAACAACCCAGATCAGCATTGAGGCCCCATGCCTCCTGACTGCTTCATTAACTGCAGGAATGCAAAGTCACATATCCATAAGCAATCACAGGACTAATTTAGCTAAATCTCAGTAGGTTTTCACATATATCAAACAGTAGGGATTCATAGACTCTTGACACATAAAGGCTGTATACATTTCCTTTCTCCTAGCCTgtgatggggggaaaaaaatcactgaaacaaCATAATCTTAATATTCATCATTATTCAATGAAGTCTGCAGCTGTGAAGTTTCCTCAGAAACAAGCCCTGTAAAGCCTGCTGAATCATTGTTTCCTGTTTCCAATTAGAACCACACTGAAACCTCAGGATAAGCAAACACTGATGTGCATATTAGAACAAACCTGACAGGTTTGGGGCCAAAAAGCTTCTGAAATGGCTggtgaagaaaataaaaaataggaaCCATTCAGTTATGGCCCACAGTTAGAGTCTGCAGtgtcaggttgggaaattcctggagatttgggatgaagCCAGGTGTACTCTGCAATTAATTATTTGCATGATGCAAGTAACCTTTATTTCTAAATAAGCAGCTTGTTAGACCTATTTCTCAGACTACTTTGTGATTCATGGTTCAAAAGGGacagatggtgtagtggttaaggccccttctgcacatgcagaataatgcactttcattccactttcacaattgtttgaaagtggattttgctattctgcacaataaaatccagctgcaaagtggattgaaagtgcggaaggggcctaagaacggagaactctgacctggagaactgggttcaattcctcactcccccacataaagcctgcttgggtgaccttgggcaattcacagaactctctcagaccacaCACAGGCAGAcaaggacaaaccacctctgaatgtcttttgctctaaaaaccctatggggctgccataagtcagctgaacTTGACAGCACAAACCCACACGAACAATTATATTGATATTTACTTAGGGAATTTTTATACCAACTCCAGGGAACCTGCCTGATAATCATTTGTAtggactggttttttttaattaatcagtGGCACTGAGGTGCTCTCTTTCTTAAGTAGTTAACATTTATACGACATTTTTTGTGGAAAAGCTGAGTACTAAAAATGCCATGGAACCTTGTTAAAAATCCATTCCATTTGCCCTTCTCAATTTCAGCTGTCTCAGTAAAGTTCAAACCAGATTTGGAAATTTTAGGATACAATCCTACACATGGTTACTTAGGACCAAGCTCAATCAGATGTGGACACTTGGAGAATAAACACAAATAAGACGGGACTGTTTGGTTCTTTTCTCTCCTAAACCGAATGTCTTCAGATTCTGTGACCCCCTGGAGCAGTTTTGTAATTTAAGATCCTGGACTTAAGGTCTTATGCCTTCCTTTTACAGAAGGTCAATATATACTTCAAATTCAGTGGGCTTGCGCTCACCAGCCTACCATCTCCACAAATATACACATGGTATATATTTAGTCCAGTTGTTTACCACTGTGATGATTAGCCATAGACTGCCATTAGGATCCCCTGCTAAGCTCATGGACTGAGATTCCAGACATCTTTCCCATTTACCAGATGACGCTATATCACAGGGTATACTATCACTCTGGAAATATACTAAAATATTCCAAAATAGTGGGAAGAATTTTCTCATATATGTGCACTTAAACATCTAGGGATGCAAGGGTGTGGTAGAGTGTTCCTTTCCACTTGGCAGGCAAGTTCCACATGTTTCAAACACAGGTTCCATCTGTCACAACCATGAAGTCAAAACTCACAGTTCCAGAACACCTTGCCGATTCTGAGGAAAGCAAACAACCCCACATTCTGCATTTTAAGGACTGCTTTCATTTCGACCCTGttctcaaaatatattttaagaagtGAAGACAGCTCTTTCACctgacaaaacaaacaacaaaacgcAACCTGCAGTTATCTGAACTACAAAAACTTCCTGACCCCCATACTGTGGAAGCTGAATACTTGCTTTGTGTGTTTTCCTATTCTGTCAGATGTTATGCAATTTGCAGTTGACAGCAGAAGGTGGCTTGCATTACTCATCTGTGTGATTCTGATGGGACTAGTCCAAAATAAATAACTGCAGACGGCTATGTGGGAGATAAAGAAGTGCCCCTGAAGCCGTGAAAGCTTACTTCTGTGGCTGCATTGATGAGTTCCTGCTTTGGTGAATGTTGCTGTCAGAATGCCACTTTCCAGTTCAAGGACATGACTAGAACACAGCAAAGGAACAACACTGAAAAAAGAACCCAAAAGTCCTACTAATCCAAATCAAAACGGCATGGGCTAAGGATATGGTTGTATGAACTTGCCCCTTTAACATTTATTTCTGCCGTTGGATGTTCTCATAGCAAGCTTTTTTTGATCTGCTCATTTCTGTCCGGGGTGTTCTTGATTCCCTTGCTTGTTTATGGCCATCTGCATGTCAATGATACACAAGCAACACTGAAACGTGTGTGTATATTTAATGGGGAGAATAAagtgcaaagaaacagaaaactgtCAAAGGGATTTGAGCTGCACAAAATATGTTCTCAAGAAGAAGAACTCAAAAGGAGAAGAGGCACTCACCTAGTTCTGGAGCTTTGCTTAGAACAAACGCATATGCCCAGAATTTGCTGACAGGTCCATTGTAAAAACTCTGATCGCAAACTGACGTTTTTAGCCCTTTGGTCATCAAAATGTATAGCATATAAGCACCCGTTCGAACAGCACCGAATATACTTCGTGACCATAAAGAGAACACAAAGAACAAGCACTGATTAGTATGCCAGAAAACTAGACCAATTCATAAAGGCTAGGGAAGAGGCTGTTAGCATAAAATGGCTAgtggtttcacacacacacacattccctttTACGAGGTTAAATCATGCTTGAGGATATTAACAGAAACATATTTATTTGCATCTATTTATTTGTGACATATATCTATATGGAGTGAAGATCTTGGGAGCCCATCTGGAACCAGGAACCCTGGGAAGGCAGTGCAGCCATGTATTGAGTCATCACACCGAGATGGAAAAAGAACACAAGCATGCTGGGCCTGCCTCCTTCCCCTAAGCAATTGCAGAGTTGTCAGAATATGTGAAGGAAGTGCCTACATGCGTGCATGCCCCTCCCCATGATCAGTAGCATTTGGAAATGAGTGTTGTCTAATGAGAAGAGGCATTCGCACGGGCACTTTCCCTGCGAGTAGATGACTCAGAGATCACATGGAAGTAGAGGGTGGGCCAATGCACTCATGCCATCTTCTTCTCCATGTGGTGAGTCAACACACCAACAGATCATCTGCACAAGGCTAATGAGAAACAGTGTGAAGGCAGAAGAGGGCAGCCACCCAAGAACACAGAATAcggcccctgccaccccccactcccaacaAACATGTTAAGGCTACAATGGGCAAATATAATTGTATTAGTTACATTTGCATACCATGCATTGCATTTTTATTATATCAGCAACAAGAACCATTACAAATAACATCAAGATACATTTTACTATTTGTTCTTAATGAAGACTTTCACTGTCCAGATTAGCACAAGTTCCTTTCAAGCCATCTGAGAGTTACAAACATCATCTAACTTGTCCCATCTGCTTGCAGCTCCTCTGCATTTTGGATTATTTTATCTCACCTTTCCTAAGACACGGACTGATCATCACCagggaacagggttttttttaaagcacaactaTGGCATTTTCCGCACACCACAATTACCCTGGGgtagaaccaggatcatacataccgggttatttatatctcagtttctccctttgcatggctgtccatttccatgaaggaattaaGTTGACGTATTCCAGTTAATTTTGCATGAGCCCCTAGTttctttgtttttacaatgcaaatgggcagggtgtgtgtgtgggtgtgtgtgtgtgtgttccgcTCCGGGGgctccctttgctgctgctgctgcctggccATCCATCTTggcttcttccttttgcttgtcTCCTCCACCTCGCTGTCACCACTCATCCAAGcgcaggagggagagaaggaggaaggggctACCCTGCCCCTCCAGCAGGACAATGCCCAGCTCGCTGTTTGCTGAACGGGGCCAACAGGGACggcagaggaggagaaggggcagcagtggcaagaCCCTGGACCGGTGCAGGGGCAGGGAGAACAGgaagtgaggcaggaaaaataaaccaatccTTCTCCTGTGGTGATTGCATGGCAGCgtgggatattttaaaagaaccaccaatctagcgatttttgaaaacctcGGTATAAGAGAAATCTCGCTGGGTGGGCCCGATTTAGGACCAGAAGCCATGCGAAAATCATGCGCAGACCGGGATATTCCACCTCCCcattccaggatatttggaccatgcggaaaatGCCTATGTGTTACTCTGATTGAGACAAGACACGTATATTCCAAAATTATCATGCTTATTTCAATACGGCTTAGTATTCAGTAGTACTAATACAATTAAAGGGAAGAAGACTCTGAACTAATATAAAAATCATCTCACACAAGGCAACAAATAGTTAATGAGAAATACTGTCCCTGATTATTTCCCCTGTCTTTGCACCTTAACTTTTCATTCATGGTGAGTGATCCCAGAGTGAACCTCAATTGCATTCCACATAACAATCACTTCACATTAGTTTCCCCCCCTTTGTTAGGAACAATAGATATGTGGAAGACTGAACACTTTAAAAGGAACAGAATAATTAAACAGAGTCTGCAGTATGACACACTACATGGGATAGCACATTTTGTATTACTGAATAGCTGTAACAGAAAGATCATATTGCACAGTTCCATTCTTATTTAAAATACTCCCATTTCACTATTCTCCTCCTTATTAAAGATTTTCAGTATCTAGAGGTGCATGAGTCCCTTTCAAGCAATATTTTACACAAAGCATGCACCTCTGCTTGTGTAAGGGGAGAGGGTACAAATTACAGTAAGAGGTTCCTCCCAGCTTAAATTATACACATTCACTAGATTGTTGGCAGAGAATTCccatgccatttatttatttacatttttgtttgtttgttaaaacatttataccccacctttcctcatggttcaaggctgcttacaataaTAGTCTAACAACATTTAgttacaaccaaaataaaataaactccagACCTCTCACCCCACAGAAAATAACCGTATGTTTAttcagttagaaaaaaagcaggttCCTAATCATAAGATGCTGATACATGGGCTATCCTGATGCACACACAGTGGCATGTATCAGCGTGTGTGTATGAGGTCTACTCCAACAATCTAGTGAAAAGGAATAAGTTGGCAGATAAACTGTCTCCCTGTGCATATTTTCTATCCCCATCTGTCTGAGAGCAGTTTGACATATTAGACAGTTTACTAATCTGTGTTTGAATGTACCAATCAGGTATAAGCTGATAACCCCGGCTGTTCAGTTCACACTGAACCACTAGAACTCCTGCTGAACAGATCTGCATATTTTTCTTCAAAACTGAGAATGTGTCTAAATGCAGCCCAGTCAGACTTGCAAAGATTATTGCTAAGGACTCCTTAGACTAACTTGAATTGtatgcttttttcttttaacccccacccccagtcgtTATCTATGACTGATTTGTATGCTTTTTGACTGAATTAACTTCATTTATGTGACAGCAAGTCCCCATTTCCCCTGCTGTGCCATTGGAgggtttcctttaaaaactggTAATTGCTAATGCCAACATTCTAATGCTCTATTGCTATGATCCCTGCATCCCTAGTTTTCTTGGGAAAAAAAAGCCTTGAGCCCTTTTTCTGGTGCGTATTTTTGCAatagtggttactattttttaaGTTCTCCACAAGCCAGGGAGGCATAAAAAACCTCTTGCCTTATACTGTTCTGTTAAGAAGAAATACAGTGAAGCAACTGCTACAGCCACAAACAGATAAACAAACAGTTGAATCAATCATCATAGAATCCACTCCCTGTTCACAGCTGGTGAA
Proteins encoded:
- the ELOVL6 gene encoding elongation of very long chain fatty acids protein 6 codes for the protein MNMSVLTLQEYEFEKQFNENEAIQWMQENWKKSFLFSALYAAFIFGGRHLMNKRAKFELRKPLVLWSLSLALFSIFGAVRTGAYMLYILMTKGLKTSVCDQSFYNGPVSKFWAYAFVLSKAPELGDTIFIILRKQKLIFLHWYHHITVLLYSWYSYKDMVAGGGWFMTMNYGVHAVMYTYYALRAAGFRVSRKFAMFITLSQITQMFMGCIINYLVFAWMQQGQCPSHVSNIMWCSLMYLSYFVLFCHFFFDAYIGKTRKARKAE